The nucleotide window AATCACTTGAAATCGTATTACCTTTTAGAATATTAACCGGAGCTTCCTCATTTAATGTTCCGTTAATGCGCTCGCGAACTTCCCTACATTCCAATAATTGACCACCAATGTTTTTTAGAGATTTGGAATTTGTATTCTCTAGAAGTGATTTAATTGGAACAACTGCTTCCAGGGCATTCTTTAACATCACAACCTCACGAGGATTAATTTTTTGGGTTGCAACTTTGGAAATAAGCCTCTCTATATCGCAAATCTGCTTTATATATGTTTGAAGTTGGTGTAATAAACTCGGTTCTTCTAAAAAATAGGAAACTACTTCGTGACGAAGATTAATTTGCTCCTTATCAATCAACGGAAATGCCATCCACCTCTTTAACAAACGCCCTCCCATAGGAGAAAGTGTTTTATCGATAACATCTATAAGTGTTACGGCATTCAGGTTATGGGATGCGTACAATTCTAAATTCCGAATGGTAAATCGATCCATCCACACATAGGCCTCCTCGTGGATTCTTTGTAATTTGTTTATGTGCCTTAATCGACGGTGTTGTGTTTCATTCAAATAATGTAGTATCGCCCCAGCGGCAACAGTCCCATCGTATAAATCCTCAACACCAAATCCTTTCATGGTTTTAACCTGAAAATGCTTCTGCAAAATTTCTTGGCTAAAGTCTTCATGGAATACCCAGTCCTCTAAAAAAAAGGTGTGCCATTCTTCACCAAAGGTTTCTTTGAAATATTTTTTTTCAGGCTTAGGAACCAACACTTCGCTAGGCGAAAAGTTCTGCAAAAGTTTATCAATGTAATCGATAGTTCCTTGAGTTACTAAAAATTCTCCAGTGGAAATATCTAGAAAGGAAACACCTGTAAGTGTTCTGCCAAAATAAACTGCAGCTAAAAAGTTATTAGATTTTGTACTAAGTATATCATCATTTAATGCCACTCCCGGCGTTACCAATTCTGTGACACCCCTTTTAACAATAGTTTTGGTCATCTTAGGATCTTCAAGTTGATCACAAATGGCAACCCTTTGACCAGCTTTCACCAATTTAGGCAAATAAGTGTTAAGTGAATGATGTGGAAAACCAGCTAAGGCCGTTTCACTTTCACTTCCGTTGCCACGCTTAGTTAAAACAATATCCAGAATTTTGGAAGCTTTAATTGCATCATGGCCAAAAGTTTCGTAAAAATCTCCCACCCTAAACAGCAAAAGTGCATCTGGGTACTTTGCCTTGATAGCATTGTACTGTTTCATTAAGGGTGTTTCTTTCTTGACTTTGGTTCCCACTTTTTAGATTTAAGTATCTTAAATTTGTCGAAATTGCAATTTCGCTAATTTAGAAAGAAACCATTGGCTTGTAAAACGATACCTCCCCAAGTTATCTACAATTATTACAGGATTTCAACAATTTTAAATCTGCTATGAGCAAAAGAAAATTAGAAAATAATGAGCTAAATAGATTAACTGTTGACGAATTCAAAGAGGCCAATAAGACACCTATTATTGTTGTTTTAGATAATATTAGGAGCCTTAATAACATAGGATCTGTTTTTAGAACTTCCGATTGTTTTTTAATCGAAAAGATCTACCTCTGCGGAATAACTGCAAAGCCCCCACACAAAGACATTAACAAAACTGCACTTGGTAGCACAGAGACCGTGGTCTGGGAATATGCATCATCTACCGTCGAACTAGTAAAACAGTTAAAAAAGGAGAATACAAAAGTTATTTCTATTGAACAGGCTGAAAATTCCATAATGTTAAATGATTTTGAATCTCAGCCAAATCAACGATACGCTCTAATTTTTGGCAACGAGGTAAAAGGTGTTTCTCAGGAGGTTGTAAATGAGTCAGACATGGTAATTGAAATTCCACAGTTTGGGAGTAAACACTCTTTCAATATTTCAGTAAGTGCCGGAATCGTAATTTGGGATTTCTACAATAAAATTTCAACCAAATAGGGACTTAATGTTGCGGTTGAACGGAAGTGTAAGATTCCTGAATTTTATCCAAAATCTCTAGGTAATCCCTCCTAGAGGAAACAAAATCTTTATCTGAAATATCAATAATTTTTACCGGCATTTCTTGATTGTTTTTCAAAAACTGCAAATACCCTTCGTTTATTCTCTCCAGATAATCCGGCTGAATTTCCTGTTCATAATCCCGTCCTCTTTTAGCAATATTTTCTCTTAAGCGATCAGTGTTTTGATATAAATAGATATACAAATCGGGCTTAGCGATATCTTTATACATTAGGTAGAATAATTTCCTATAAAGACGAAATTCATCTTCCGCTAAAGTAACTTTCGAAAAAATTAAGGATTTAAAAATGTCATAATCACTAACAACGAACTCCTTAAACAAATCTAACTGCGCCAAATCTTCATTAATTTGCTGGTATCTATCGGCTAAAAAAGACATTTCTAAGGTAAACGCATACCGACTAGGTTCTTTATAAAACTTAGGAAGAAAAGGGTTGTCGGCAAAGCGCTCAAGAATCAATTTGGCATTGAAATCTTGTGAGATTTTTGAGGCCAAACTTGTTTTCCCTGCCCCAATATTACCTTCAATCGCCAAATAATTAAGCATTTCAAAGGAATATTTTTTTATTGGATTCTTAAGCCATTGATTTATGGGTGTAATAGGTTCCACCGTACCTAACATCTCCTTTAAAACCTTACCAGAAATTGGATGCTTAAATTCAGGAAGGATATTGGATAAGGGAAATAAAACAAAATTACGATGATCCATACCAGGATGAGGTACTTGCAAATCAATTTCGTCTATAATTTGATCATCAATAAGAAGGACATCAATATCTATGGGACGAGATTCGTAACCTAGGCTTGTCTTTGGCTTTCTACCAATCTCTTGTTCTATATGCTGTAACTTGGACAACAACTCCTGATGATTGAGATTGTCTATTTCTACCTCAACACAGCAATTAAGAAAATCATCAGCCTCAAAACCCAATGACGGAGTTTCATAAACACGCGAAATATTCTCAATTTTACCAACTTTTTGAAAGATCAAATTAATTGCAGTTTGCAGGAACTTCATTCGATCCCCGATATTAGATCCCAAGCCTAAGAATACGCGATTTACTGCTGTCATACAGGGGTCAAATTAACTAAAAGATAATCACTTTAAGTTATATTTGTTCGAAGTATTTATCCACATATGACCAATCCAAACCAACTAGCTGCCCATAAAACCTATTTATATTTAGCCGCATTATTCATAACTGCTTTAGTGGTATCCAATTTAATTTTTCAAAAATTTTTCTTTTGGTATCCCTTCGACCTGGAAATTTTTGGAAGTAAATTATTTGAAATATCAGTAGGTATTTTGCCCTATCCTATTACTTTTTTAATAACGGATCTTATCAGTGAGATTTATGGAAAAAAACTCGCAAATCGAGTTGTTGTAGCTGGTATTTTTGCTTCTGCATTTTCTCTCCTAATTGTTCATACCGCCAATATTGTACCGGCCACCTCATGGTCGCCAGTTGGCGATTCATTGTTTTCGAAAGTTTTTGGAAGTACTGCAATTGCTGTATTTGCTAGTATGATGGCCTATCTATTTGCACAATTTGTCGATATCCAAATTTACCATTTCTGGAAACGAATAACAGATGGTCGCCACCTATGGCTGAGAAATAATTTTTCTACTTTCAGTAGTCAGTTTATTGACACTTTTACTGTATTACTGCTATTGTGCTCATTCAACAAAATAGAATGGGACCGATTTTCGGGGTTATTGGTGAGTGGATTTGCCTTTAAAGTTTGCATTGCTATAATCGACACTCCCCTTCTTTACTTGGGTGTATATTTATTAAGGAAAAAATTCAATTTAGGTAGAAACGACGAATTGTCATTAGCCTAAAACCTATTAAAGTTTTATTAAATCCTTGCAATAATGGGTGCTAGAGGTTAATATTTTCCTAAATGAGTTAATTACTGCATAATCCTTGACATACCTTTTAAACGTATTTCATTAAACAACCAATAAGAAATGAAACGAGTTTTAAAAATTATAGGATCACTTTTAATAGTGATTTTAATTATATTGGCACTAGTACCATTTGTTTTTCAATCCCAAATAGAAGATGTTGTTAAGCGCTATGTCAACAATTCGGTAAATGCTCAGGTAGACTGGGATGAAGTCGACTTAAGTTTCTTCAAATCCTTTCCAAAGGCACAGGTAGACATAAATGGATTAGTTATTCATAACAATAAACCATTTGAGGGTGAAACTCTTGCTACCGCCAAATCTATATCCTTCAGCATTCCTATAAAAGAACTACTTAAAAAGAAGGAAAATGGCGCAATGACAATTAATTCCATTAAGGTGGATGAAGCTCTATTAACATTGAAAGTGGATTCCTTTGGTAATGAAAATTTCGATATCGCTAAGCAGAATGATACTACTAAAACCCCGACTGAATTTGCCTATGATATTAAGGATTACCAAATTAACAACAGTGCCTTTTCATATTTAGATGAAAGCCAAAATCTTTTAATTAATATAGCGGACCTCAACCATTCCGGTAAAGGTAATTTTAGTTCCAATGCTTCAGAACTAATTACAGAAAGCCGTGCAAATGTTAGCTTTTCTATTGATAGCACAAATTATTTAGATAATAATCCTGTTAAACTGAACGCTACCATTTTAATGGATTCAGAGAATCAGCGATACACATTTAAAGAAAATAAAGGCCTTATTAACCAATTGCCTCTTACCTTCAAAGGCTATGTGCAACAATTAGAAAATGGACAAGAAATAGACATCTCGTTTGAGAATGAAGAATCTGACTTTAAATCCTTTTTGGCAATAATGCCTCAACAATATTCTAAAAATTTCAATGACGTTGAATCTACAGGTGAATTTAAGGTAGTAGGCAATATAAAAGGCATGAGTACTGAAGAAAGAATCCCTAATATCGACATTAAAATAATGTCGGATAATGCCAGTTTCAAATATCCTAACCTTCCTAAAAAAGTTGAAAATATTAGCATGGATGTGGCTATTTTGAATACGACAGGAAACGCAGATGACACTTATATAGACATAAAAAATTTAGATTTTAAGATCGACACAGACCGCTTCCAGACCACAGCTGTATTGAAGGATTTAAGTGGAAATACTATAGTGGACGCTCACCTAAATGGTACAATCAATCTTAACAATATTTCACAAGCTTATCCAGTTGAATTCGACCAGCAATTAAGTGGAATTTTGAGGGCTAATGTCCATACTAATTTTGACATGGAGGCCATCAATCGTAATGCGTATGATCGAATTCGAAATAAAGGGACGGTATCTATAACTAACTTGGTATTTAGTCCAGATGGAGCTCCAAATCCTATTCAAATAGATAAGGCAGAAATGACCTTGAATTCTGGAAATGTTACCCTTAACAGTTTTTCGTCAAAAACAGGGCAGAGTGACTTAAATGCAACCGGAACGATTTACAATTTAGTGGGATTTTTACTTGGAAAAAAAGGACTACAGGGAAATTTCAATGTGAATTCCAATACCTTGAATGTTGCTGATTTGATGGTTGAGGACGAACCTAGCACGGACCCTGCAGAAACAACCAACAGTAACCAGAAAAAGGCAGGCACTAAAATTCCCGAATTCTTAACCTGCACGTTAAATGTAAATGCAAATAAGGTTATCTATGATGATCTTGTACTAAGCGATGTAAATGGGACCCTTGCTGTAAAGGACCAGCAGGCTAGCTTAACTAATGTAACTTCTAAATTATTCGACGGCATTTTGGCGGTTGCAGGAAACGTATCTACCAAATCGGATACTCCTGTATTTAATATGAATATTGGGGCAGAAGGATTTAATGTGGAAGAATCATTCAATAATTTGAAACTGTTGCAAAATTTAGCGCCTATTGCCAAGGCATTACATGGAAAATTAAACACTACTATTTCAATAAAGGGAAGTTTAAATGATGAATTAAGCCCAAACCTGCAAACTATTTCAGGTAGTGCCTTTGCAGAATTATTAACTGATGTAATTACCCCTGAAACCTCCAAAGTTCTACAAGAATTAGGGGGTGCTTTAAATTTCATTGATTTTACGAAATTGGACCTTCGCGATTTTAAACTGAACTTAGATTTTTCAGATGGTCTAGTACATGTAAAACCATTCAATGTTAATTACAAGGATATAAAAATAGTAGCATCTGGCAGCCATAGTTTCGATAATACCATGGACTATAAGTTAACCTTAAATGTTCCATCTAAATATCTAGGGAGCGAGGTTAATCGCCTAATCGGTAAAATAGACAATAACCAAGTAAACAATATTTCAATCCCAGTTACGGCCAAACTTGCTGGAACTTTTTCTAATCCAAGAGTATCAACTGATTTAAGTTCAAGCGTTTCTGAATTAACCAAACAACTGATCGAAATTGAAAAGGAAAAAATGATTAATAAGGGAACCGACAAAATAAGAGAGTTAATCGGTACCATGGCAAAAAAGGGAGAACAAACCGAAAAACCGATAGAAAAACCTAGAGATTCGATTATTAGAGATTCTATTCCTACAATGCCATTCCCAACAGACACAACCTCAACCACAATTAAAAAAGCTGCGGAGAAAAGTGTTAAGGATGTCTTAGGAGGATTGATTAAATCTCGAAAAACAGTTAAAGACTCAACAAGTAAGAATTAAACATACTTATTAACCCTGCAGCCCAAATTCTCTAAAAAATTAAAGAATTTGGGCTTTTTTGTGCCAAAACGGGAGATTTATTGTGCTTTTTCTAAAAGAATTGCTAATTGATTTGCTTTTTTCAAAAAAAAGACTATTATGTATTCTTGTAGTATTCACAGAGAAATATAAATATATGAGGCAATTAAAAATCACGAAACAAGTTACCAACCGAGAATCTAAATCGCTAGACAAATATCTTCAAGACATTAGCAAGATTCCAATGATTACCGCAGACGAGGAGGTAGAATTAGCACAAAGGATAAAAAAAGGTGATCAGAGAGCTTTAGAAAAACTCACAACGGCTAACTTAAGATTTGTGGTTTCCGTAGCCAAGCAATATCAAAATCAAGGTTTAAAGCTGCCCGATTTAATCAATGAAGGTAATGCAGGATTAGTGAAAGCGGCTAAACGTTTTGATGAAACACGTGGTTTCAAATTTATCTCTTATGCCGTTTGGTGGATTCGCCAGGCAATTTTACAAGCATTGGCAGAGCAGGCTCGTGTTGTTAGACTTCCCTTAAATAAAATTGGAAGTATTAACAAGATAAACAAGGCTTTCTCCTATTTAGAGCAGGTAAATGAGCGTCCGCCAAGTGCAGAAGAATTGGCTCGTGAGCTCGACATGACTGTAAGTGACGTTAAACAATCTCTTAAAAACTCAGGACGACATGTATCAATGGATGCACCATTAAAGGAAGGTGAAACATCTAATCTCTATGACGTTATTAAATCTGGAGAATC belongs to Aegicerativicinus sediminis and includes:
- a CDS encoding RNA methyltransferase; the encoded protein is MSKRKLENNELNRLTVDEFKEANKTPIIVVLDNIRSLNNIGSVFRTSDCFLIEKIYLCGITAKPPHKDINKTALGSTETVVWEYASSTVELVKQLKKENTKVISIEQAENSIMLNDFESQPNQRYALIFGNEVKGVSQEVVNESDMVIEIPQFGSKHSFNISVSAGIVIWDFYNKISTK
- the folK gene encoding 2-amino-4-hydroxy-6-hydroxymethyldihydropteridine diphosphokinase → MTAVNRVFLGLGSNIGDRMKFLQTAINLIFQKVGKIENISRVYETPSLGFEADDFLNCCVEVEIDNLNHQELLSKLQHIEQEIGRKPKTSLGYESRPIDIDVLLIDDQIIDEIDLQVPHPGMDHRNFVLFPLSNILPEFKHPISGKVLKEMLGTVEPITPINQWLKNPIKKYSFEMLNYLAIEGNIGAGKTSLASKISQDFNAKLILERFADNPFLPKFYKEPSRYAFTLEMSFLADRYQQINEDLAQLDLFKEFVVSDYDIFKSLIFSKVTLAEDEFRLYRKLFYLMYKDIAKPDLYIYLYQNTDRLRENIAKRGRDYEQEIQPDYLERINEGYLQFLKNNQEMPVKIIDISDKDFVSSRRDYLEILDKIQESYTSVQPQH
- a CDS encoding queuosine precursor transporter; translated protein: MTNPNQLAAHKTYLYLAALFITALVVSNLIFQKFFFWYPFDLEIFGSKLFEISVGILPYPITFLITDLISEIYGKKLANRVVVAGIFASAFSLLIVHTANIVPATSWSPVGDSLFSKVFGSTAIAVFASMMAYLFAQFVDIQIYHFWKRITDGRHLWLRNNFSTFSSQFIDTFTVLLLLCSFNKIEWDRFSGLLVSGFAFKVCIAIIDTPLLYLGVYLLRKKFNLGRNDELSLA
- a CDS encoding AsmA-like C-terminal region-containing protein, encoding MKRVLKIIGSLLIVILIILALVPFVFQSQIEDVVKRYVNNSVNAQVDWDEVDLSFFKSFPKAQVDINGLVIHNNKPFEGETLATAKSISFSIPIKELLKKKENGAMTINSIKVDEALLTLKVDSFGNENFDIAKQNDTTKTPTEFAYDIKDYQINNSAFSYLDESQNLLINIADLNHSGKGNFSSNASELITESRANVSFSIDSTNYLDNNPVKLNATILMDSENQRYTFKENKGLINQLPLTFKGYVQQLENGQEIDISFENEESDFKSFLAIMPQQYSKNFNDVESTGEFKVVGNIKGMSTEERIPNIDIKIMSDNASFKYPNLPKKVENISMDVAILNTTGNADDTYIDIKNLDFKIDTDRFQTTAVLKDLSGNTIVDAHLNGTINLNNISQAYPVEFDQQLSGILRANVHTNFDMEAINRNAYDRIRNKGTVSITNLVFSPDGAPNPIQIDKAEMTLNSGNVTLNSFSSKTGQSDLNATGTIYNLVGFLLGKKGLQGNFNVNSNTLNVADLMVEDEPSTDPAETTNSNQKKAGTKIPEFLTCTLNVNANKVIYDDLVLSDVNGTLAVKDQQASLTNVTSKLFDGILAVAGNVSTKSDTPVFNMNIGAEGFNVEESFNNLKLLQNLAPIAKALHGKLNTTISIKGSLNDELSPNLQTISGSAFAELLTDVITPETSKVLQELGGALNFIDFTKLDLRDFKLNLDFSDGLVHVKPFNVNYKDIKIVASGSHSFDNTMDYKLTLNVPSKYLGSEVNRLIGKIDNNQVNNISIPVTAKLAGTFSNPRVSTDLSSSVSELTKQLIEIEKEKMINKGTDKIRELIGTMAKKGEQTEKPIEKPRDSIIRDSIPTMPFPTDTTSTTIKKAAEKSVKDVLGGLIKSRKTVKDSTSKN
- a CDS encoding sigma-70 family RNA polymerase sigma factor yields the protein MRQLKITKQVTNRESKSLDKYLQDISKIPMITADEEVELAQRIKKGDQRALEKLTTANLRFVVSVAKQYQNQGLKLPDLINEGNAGLVKAAKRFDETRGFKFISYAVWWIRQAILQALAEQARVVRLPLNKIGSINKINKAFSYLEQVNERPPSAEELARELDMTVSDVKQSLKNSGRHVSMDAPLKEGETSNLYDVIKSGESPKPDKILIKESLSMEIERALDTLSEKEGDVIRMNFGLNNQPPMTLDEIGKTFDLTRERVRQIREKGIRRLRHTTKSRILKTYLG